A genomic stretch from Pochonia chlamydosporia 170 chromosome 4, whole genome shotgun sequence includes:
- a CDS encoding 26S proteasome non-ATPase regulatory subunit 3 (similar to Aspergillus terreus NIH2624 XP_001217445.1), whose translation MPGKTPKSNGNEPIENGIRSNGDIDMKDAGKTKGKKGAKDGDEEMTVVVPPSKGSKQSSKQPHDADGDVSMGGEDTADGNEVKVDPVVQTVTDIKSNFALLDRAVALFDSRFSLRALRSISLIRKRLTADIVGQAIVETFPATVTSGNVAKSLLVAIGRESMPLGRQPGSDMEIDSGDAKAPKNGKKETKEIIPEIDIFLGILIQVYLFDTKKYQQGADFSRYLSDRIQSLNRRTLDCLSAKVYFYYSLFCEHMAPLPPSPESPIVSIRPTLLAALRTAVLRKDIDTQASVIVLLLRNYLLTSHISQADLLVSHTQFPENAVNNQVARFLYYLGRIRAIQLRYTEAHEHLTAATRKAPSSNCAVGFSQTATKLLMVVELLMGDIPERATFRQPALEDALHPYFLLVQAVRVGNLEDFETTIADHADTFRRDGTYSLILRLRQNVIKTGIRMMSLSYSRISLRDICIRLHLGSEESAEYIVAKAIRDGVIEATLDRERGFMKSKEVGDVYATREPGEAFHDRIRACLALHDESVKAMRFPMNQHRLELKNAQEAREREREMAKEIQEGDLDEDDLGGDFDGM comes from the exons ATGCCCGGCAAGACGCCCAAGAGCAACGGCAACGAGCCGATCGAAAACGGCATCAGGAGTAACGGCGACATCGACATGAAAGACGCTGGTAAGACCAAAGGCAAGAAGGGCGCTAaggatggggatgaggaGATGACAGTTGTAGTGCCTCCCTCCAAGGGTTCAAAACAGTCATCCAAGCAGCCTCACGATGCTGACGGTGACGTGTCAATGGGTGGTGAGGACACGGCCGATGGCAACGAGGTCAAGGTTGATCCTGTTGTCCAAACAGTAACAG ATATCAAGAGCAACTTCGCATTATTAGATCGAGCTGTTGCGCTGTTCGATTCCAGATTTTCTCTACGGGCCCTCCGATCCATCTCCCTCATTCGCAAGCGCCTGACTGCGGACATAGTTGGTCAGGCCATCGTCGAGACCTTCCCAGCTACTGTTACATCTGGCAACGTTGCGAAGAGCCTCCTCGTTGCTATCGGTCGGGAAAGCATGCCTCTGGGCCGCCAGCCTGGTTCCGATATGGAGATTGACTCTGGCGATGCCAAGGCCCCCAAGAACGGCAAGAAGGAAACCAAGGAAATCATCCCAGAAATTGACATTTTCCTCGGTATTCTCATCCAGGTCTACCTCTTTGACACAAAGAAGTATCAGCAGGGTGCGGATTTCTCCCGATACCTCTCGGATCGCATTCAGTCTCTGAACCGCCGCACTCTTGACTGTCTTTCCGCCAAGGTCTACTTCTACTACTCGCTTTTCTGCGAGCACATGGCACCGCTGCCGCCATCCCCCGAATCCCCCATTGTTTCCATCCGACCAACTCTGCTAGCCGCTTTACGAACCGCCGTCCTACGAAAAGACATCGACACACAAGCATCAGTCATTGTGCTACTCCTCCGCAACTATCTCTTGACGTCCCACATTAGCCAAGCTGATTTGCTTGTTTCCCACACCCAGTTTCCCGAGAATGCTGTCAACAACCAGGTGGCCCGTTTCTTGTACTACCTTGGTCGCATCAGGGCGATCCAGCTGCGATACACGGAGGCGCACGAGCATCTCACGGCGGCCACCCGCAAGGCCCCGTCGAGCAATTGTGCTGTTGGCTTTTCACAGACGGCAACTAAGCTTCTGATGGTTGTTGAATTGCTGATGGGTGACATCCCCGAGCGAGCAACTTTCCGCCAACCTGCCCTGGAGGATGCTCTTCACCCCTACTTCTTGCTTGTGCAAGCTGTCCGCGTTGGCAACCTCGAGGATTTTGAGACGACGATTGCCGACCATGCCGATACATTCCGACGTGACGGAACCTATTCGctcatcctccgcctccgccagaATGTCATCAAGACAGGCATCCGCATGATGTCTCTGTCTTATTCTCGTATCTCGCTTCGGGACATCTGTATCCGCCTGCATCTCGGTAGTGAAGAGTCTGCCGAATACATTGTAGCAAAGGCTATTAGAGATGGCGTTATTGAAGCCACTCTGGACCGGGAGCGAGGCTTCATGAAGAGCAAGGAAGTCGGGGATGTCTATGCCACGAGAGAGCCTGGTGAGGCCTTCCACGACCGAATTCGGGCATGTCTCGCCCTTCACGACGAGAGTGTCAAG GCCATGCGTTTCCCAATGAATCAACACCGACTGGAACTTAAGAATGCTCAAGAGGCCCGAGAGCGCGAGCGTGAAATGGCCAAAGAGATACAGGAGGGTGATCTAGACGAGGATGATTTGGGCGGAgattttgatggcatgtAA